TAGAAACTTCACCTAGCAGCTCTAGCCGTCGGACCAGCATAGCATTGACACGCCCTTGACGGCTAAAATCAAGATCAGTTGCCAGCTCTTGCTCACCCTGACCAAGCCGAAGAAGGTACCTAGCAGGCACATCCCTCTGGCAGAAAAACATTACATCAGATATCCAGTAGCAAAATAACATGTAACAGACAGTCGTATACATAACATACCAGAAATCATATCAAACATATACTGTCCATCATGATGTGAACCAAGTAATTCAGGACTCCAATCAAAAcacaaggaaaaacaaacaGATTAATTGTAGCATTTAGACATGTAAAACAGCAATGCATGGAAATGTGAGATAAGGATCATTTTATATGGAATCCATCAGGACCAGAAGGTACTTTTTTATGTTTGGATTCCATTGTCAGAACAAATCGGAAATAACAAGGAGTATAGCAAGCATTTTGCCATTACATGGAACAGCAGGGaaaaaatatccaaataatttcCAGTCAGGCACAACAGCAATAACAAGTCATTGACATTAAAGCACAGCATAGCACTGATACACTGCCTCTTGAAGAAGTATTAATGCAAGGTAAGCAGTAAGAGTTCAGATAATATATGGTGCAGTACCTGCATTATCTTCTCAAACAAGTCATTCAAAGCTTGGTTCGAATGGGTTATAATCAGCGTTCTTTGTGAAGGACAGTTGTGATATAAAACATTTAATATCTGCACAGCTGTATCTGTTTTTCCCGTACCAGGAGGACCAACAACCATTGTCAATCCAGGTTGTATACCAGATATTATAGCACCGATCTACAAATAAATAATAGTGTCAGGGTCACAATTTTAAAGTTGAATAAGATCCTCATTCACCTTGAAAGCAAGGACACTAATGTAGCACACATGATGAGCCTAAACAAATGTAACATATAATCCATAACTTATACCATTTATAGAGCAAATATGTCATATACTCATATTCCAGTCGGACAACCATTGCCTTGATTTATGTACTCTTAGATAAAATATTAATTTGGACCAGAAACAGTATCATGGTAATTTTAGAACTTCAAAGTTGGAAGCAACATTTTTCTGAAGTGCTGCTTAGCATAAGATAAAAGGCTAAAGACACTCTAATGCGGACAAGAAATGCTTTAAAAATGCCTTAGTAGTTATACATTCGTTaccacacatacatacatgatACACCGATCGAAATTATTGATTTCTCCCAGAATCTGAAGAGTACCTGAGTGGGTGTGAACCTCACTGAGTTCTGTTTGGGTTTATCTTGAGGATACGGCCCAGGATCAACAGGAATATAAGTCTCAACAGTTAGTTTCTCTTTCTGAGATCGCCCATCGGCCATATTATCACTGTTCTTTGCTGTCAAATTGGAGTTCACATTGCCGGGTAGAGCATGACTGTTTTCCCTCATTTTCTTGGACAACCTAATCTTAAAAGGAGGGTTTGGGTGCAGGTTTTCTGTACCATCAGGATTGATAAATGTAACCTAAAAATAATTTGGAGCATTAGAATCTTCAGGatcaaagatgaaaaagaaaagtgaTCCACTTTGAGAAGCAAGATTTTGAGTCAAAATATTTACCTGGTAATCTGGAAAGCTTTGCTGTACATGGCTAGCATCAAGAAAAGTGTCCTTAAAATCTATAACTTCCAGAAGATCAGGCATATTTATCCACTGCGCTGCAGAAGGATTTCCATAACCCAAGAATATGTTATGCAACCATTCAGGAACTACACATGTTTCATTCATTAGATCACGTATGGATTCCAAGATTGCTTTGAAATTATTCTCTTTGGGTTTCCTTCTCATTAGAATATTAAATGCTCCATACACATTGTCTGCACCCTTCTCTGCTGTCTCAGTAACATCAATTTGGTACTGTGCAGTATCTAATGCAATTCTAACAGTACGAATCTCACCCTTGGGCGGTTTCCGCTCTTCTCTCTTTATCCTTCCTGTGAAGTCATTCATGAGTGTTCCTTCCTCATCACGAATTTCAATAACCTCACATCCACGTACATATTGCAATCCTAGCCTTTCTGGCACAGTTGATTTTGCAGCCTCATCAGGGCTAAGAGGTTCAAAAGAAGGGCGGATTGACAGCAAAAATAGAACATCATGTTCCTTTAGAGCATCCCATTCAGATTTTATCTGTGGCCTGTAACTTGATATGCTGAAAGTAACCTCAGCAGTTACAGCAGAAGGCTTAACTTCTCCAATGTTTGGCTGCTTCACTTCTGCAATCTTAAATTCCTTGATAGGAACAGCCATTCTAGACCATCCACGGAAGGCAGTCTCTCCCTCATTGTTGATATAAGCATGTAGATGAGGAACAGCTTCCTGAATGTCTTCACGAATTTCATATGTTGATTCAAGACGAAACAGATTAAAATTCCTTAACAAATAATCATGAAGTGTCAGGAATTGGAGATTGAGTTTTGGGAGGGCAAGACAGCCTTCTCCAGAGTAATTAATGCTAGGAACAAGGCTCTCATCCCACATGATCTGCTCATTTGGATAAAGAggcagtgcatttactgcatctTTTTGGGATTGCCGTTTCTCAAAAAAAGCAACTAGGACTTCAATAAGAAAATCACGACTTCCACTGCATGGGTCTTTCACTGAGATTAATTTAAGCTGATTATAAAAAGGACATATTAGTACCTCAAAAAAGGCATTCAGTTACACacgtaaaataaaaaatttcatgtGGAGCACCAATAAGAAATAAGGAAATATTAAACTACAAACCATGAGGACAACTTTTAAGCTAACTCCAGTATGGAACTAATTTGTTATTTGAGGGAGCAAATAAAACGGGGGATCTTTGCTGCCATCAAGATAACTTCTCTGATCTCTCTGACTGATGGTTGTCGGTGCAATATTTGGTCACTTGACTATTGATGTCATTTAATCACTCATGGCACAATAGCACAGCATATGTTAGCGAGAATTAAACATATCCATAAGAAAAACGTGACGTATTTCTTTGGTAAATCAACATGTGGGCTGAGACTGATGGCTGACCAAGTGTGTTTCACTGTTTTTGCAAACATAATTTGCTGACAAATATCCCATACGCATCTCACATATTTATAGACCTAAAGAAGTCAGTGCTGTTTGTACTGTCTGTGAGGGGCATAGCAGGTGCATCCCTATATTCAATCATTCCCAAATGCAACCCCATGGGAggcaattcaatttgaatactGCTGCCTATATCAACGAGGGGAAAGGGCCTCAAAGGTCCACCTTATCAGGTCAGAATTTGAGGACTACCATTTGATCAAATTTCAACTCCAGACTCAAGAGACCAACTACACTAGCTTATTCCCGAAGATCAGCTTAACAAACCTCCCCAACGCTGTCAGGGACAAAAACAACCAATGAGTCATTGCTCCACTCACCATGGTGAACGATATCCAAATGGAGGATGCCCTAAGCTTCTGGTATGGGGATATCTAAAGGGAAGGCAACAAGGAAATTGAACAGCACAAGTTGGACAGATGAGGAACTTGGGGTGGAAGAAGTAGGAGCTAAGCAGCTCGCTGTTATGTACGGTGTATCCTACTTCTTGACTGCTCCTTGTGCATCCCACCTCCAAAAACATCAATTTATTTGTGGAATTTTAACAAACTTGTGTCAGAGCAGTCATGAAATGATCAATCATCATGCAAAACTTCAACTCCGAATTCGATGAATATTAGGAGACAAAAAAATCAGTTATCAGTAATTTTTCTCCCTATATTCTTGGATTTCCTTTTCATTAgattttatctttttctttctccatGTGTAGATCAAGTTTCGATTTGATATTTTGTGGTATGATAGCTTTACTCTATGCCAATATTATCaccattttttcaaacttttcatGACTATATGAAAATTGTTCTGAGGAGGTTGCATAGGATCACCTATGGGGTGGGCTGCACTAAGGGGGTTTCTGCATATTCTATTTAAGCTGTGCACCTTTTCCAACTGAAATCAGGGTTAGCAAATTCGTTTGGGCAACGAAAACCGCTACCCACCGATTGTCCGAAATTCGTGTAAACCGGAAAATTCGGTCGAAAGTCAGCGAGAATTCGGACAAATTCACCTGGTCAAATTTATAAATTGGAGACAAAAACCAACCGAATTGAGTCAGCGAAAACCAATCAAATTCCACCGAAACCGAGCGAATTCTCTGATTTACCGATCGGATTTTCCGCATTGAATGCATTTTGAACAAATTAGTCGAAAACCGGTCGAATTTCCTGATTTACTGAGCacatttctcaaatttcaatgaagttcaacaaaaaaaccaacaaatagctcaaccttgtaaaatcaacaactaattcatctgagcttcaaatcaagtgaaacaaattttgttggtttccttgtaacacaatctacatgataaaattatttataatcataaaaaagttgaatattttctaaacctagttaaatgcatagtcaattctttgctaatccaaaaatcatgaaaccaattttgttagtcttcttacatgatcctatgtcttttaaaaatacatgaactcatgaaatagttattgtaacatgcaggattgtgtaaatgtgttgcaactagattaattcataacaaacccatcacacctccaaaattagtgaaaccacttttattagtttacttatactatgctttatgtaggaagaataatggtagacatgaataAGTTGGTTATAGTGCTGTTCTtgacatgttcactttatgcttgtgaactttgtaaaaatcatggagaaattaataaaactctaaatgaagtgaaacaaattttaaagatcctctaaGATACGccctacaaaagaaaaatatgtgtttgcatgttaagcttttccttaacgtgatggGCCAAATCATCATGTGCATACAACCCATttcagtatttttcttttttttcaaacttactccatataaaatatgacgcaagaaacattatttttgaaatttttttcacataaggtcttagaattgtctctagtattttagaattttttgtgattttttattttttattacttattttgaatttttaattcaaattcaaattcaaaaaccggTTGAATTCAGAATTCGGTGTGGACCAAATTGACCAGTTTTCGTGAATATCAAGCGGTTTTCGACAAATTTTCGAACCCTGCCGGAAATCCCACATCAATTAGACTTTGCTACAGAGGTCTCATTTGAACAGGTAGGGGTGCACTGTACAGTTGCAATTCTGCTTTCTGCATAACAGTCCGATGCTGTGCTCATTAAGTAATATGAAAGCAGGTAAGGTAATGAACAGCGGTGGACTAGTGTTGATGATAACCTCAAGCCCTCAATAAATGCATTGTCTGAGTTAGTAGCACCTCTCGCAAAACGTTTCAGAATTTAGTGCCTCGTGAGAAAATATCACAAGACGTGGGACAAGGCAGCCAAGACAACTTAAGTCAGCATGTCAAGAACAACTGTGAAACACTGGCTTGAGTTTTTGGAAGCCACAACGAAAGAGATGACATTTTGCCAAGTACACACAGGCAATTGGAGATGCTTGAGAATTGAGATAATAACATGCCACTTGCCATTTGTATGCTGTAAATAATTTCTACAGACATGACACTGTTCAAATGTGTGCTGTGCAGAAAACTTCAATTTTTCGGTGACTAAATACTCTATATGGAAGTTTCAAAGAACACATGTAcaattattttttcttcattcaaACAGTAGCTTTGCCGCTGTGCATATATTTTGTAAGCTGCTATCTTAGCTTAGGTCTGGAGACTGAAGTAGATCAAACATTGAAAAATAGATCACCAATGACAGGCAAAAAGCATACCCAGCCTGACAAATGTCAAGGAAATACTATTCACAAACCACAAAAGAACCTTAATAAATTTATAGACAATAAGCACAAACAACGAAATTCTCACCTTGTTACAAACCAGATCTTGCAGTTCCACATCTGACAAGACAAGCAGCTTTTTTGTTAAGTCAGCTCGCTTATGGAGGGAACCAATACTAGACAAGGCAAAATCTCGCAGCTGGAACAATTAAAATGAACAATTACTATTTGCCTTATGCATGACTACTATTTTGCAAGAAACCAAAGTAAAAAATGTAAGTTAAATTAGATAACAAGGTGCGCACCTTAGGCACTTGTTTAAATGCTAGCAGCTGAAAAGCTTGGAAACGGGAATAATGAGCTTGCAGGACATCATCATCACTGAGTTGTGTTCCAGAATGATCATTAATCTCAAAGCCTTCATAAAACTGCAGCAAGTCAACCAACTGTGCAAAAAGGCGTCCCTTTTCATGGGTATAGAGTGCACTTAAGTGGCACTTGGCAACAACAGCAACATCAGCAACTAGGGGCCTCAAAAACCTGCAGATTATAACTAACATAAGTGGAACAAATATAACATATAAACAAATACATGGTAAGCTTTGTTAATATTGCCACTTACCAGCAATATTTAACTGAACGAAGATATTTGTGTTTTCTTAAATAGTAAAGAAATATAGGTAAAAATGCAATGGAAAAATGTTATATGGACATGATAGGAGCATAAAGAGACAACCAGATCAAGGAATTGATGTTCAGATATAACAATATGCAGATAGGAATATTCGTACAGCAGAAAGATTAAACCCCTACAATGGAGGGAAATACACTCGTTTACAAAGTGCATAGGGGGGAAAGAACCAGGCACTCACAACATAACTCTTTGATGCACAAGGACTTCAAAAATTACATGGTCACAAATGGCAGTTACTCTGAATGTAAATTGCACCCCATGCCTTAAACTTCAATAGGTGATTTGGATCCATGAACATTCACGTCCCTAAAACCTCTATAGGTGGATCGGCGCTATGTTGCAGAGAGTTCTACTTGCACTGACCAAACAAGTGAAgcaattttcaaaaaaatacagAACTGGATGTTAAGTTCTCAGGTTCTTAGATCTAAGTGGAGAACACACATAAATTAGAATGACCCTTGTACAATCTACTGTTATAAAGGTGTTGTTAATACCAGAAGTAACAACATACCGTCTAGTAGGAAGCTGGCTCAACATGTCAATCAAAAATTCCATAAATCTCTCGCAGTATAGAACACAAGAATCATCAATCCACCCACCGGATGACTCATTCAACACAGATTCTTCATCACCATCTTGACTGGATAGTATAACCTTCGAATCGAGAATCTACACATAAGTTTCACAGGAGTTAAGCAAAATTAACACCTGGCAACAACAAAGCAATGAGAATAGTTTCAAAGGTACACCTCCAGAAATTCTTCAATTAGGTTCCTAAGAAATTTATTCTCAAGCATTTCCGAAGGATTGATAGGTTGGTCAGCCTTTTTTGCTTCCtttgcttcttttcttttgattttggtCCACTTCTTAATCAATTCAGGGTTAAGGCAGAGTTCCATCTGTACATGTTTGAAACGGATATAAGAACCCAAAAGTaagcacagaaaaaaaaaatatttttagggaAGAAAACCTAAAATTACCTGAAGTCGTCCAAAAGAAAGAGTATGCCACAGCTTTAGGCTTACTAACTGAAGTATAGTTTCCCGAACAAGTTCATCCTCCAAACTCTGCAGGAAAGCATGAAATACATGGCCACTGTAAGAATTAAGTTCTGACACAGTCCACACAGGGTGACAACCCCAATAAACAGTATATACAAAAGCAAGCCTTGGATAACTAGTTTTAAAAGTTACAAGGGCAAGTGTTTATAAACTTAAAAATTCGTAAAAGGAATATGTGCAGCACATAGATCAATTCAATACGTATCGAAGTTCAGGCCCAACATAATTAAGTATTATCTGGTGGTTGTCTGGTTGACAGAAATTACTAGCAAAATATATCCCGAAAAAGGAGCATCAGCATGTGATGCAAATACTCTAGTTAAATGTAATAAGTACCTGAAATGCATTTATCATGAACAAGAGGTAATTTGTTTTCTCAGCCATATTAAGGGCCCTTTCCTGCAAGATAACATAAGAAGACAAATTCAGAATAAACATTGTAATgtcataatattttcataaagAAATTGTCCAGAAGACAAATATACCATACCGACGTGAGCATATAAGTTTCAGATTGGAACTGGAAATACAACCGAACTATTTGTCTCACAAACAGCTCCCACGTGTAACAAATAACAAAAACGTAGACAAAATACAACCAGCAAAACTCATTATCCCCTGATCCCCTCAACTCTATAACCCTGCACGAAATAACATCCTAGTCACCTAGAGTACTTCACATTTAAAAGAACCAGCACCAGAGCATCTGAGAAAGAACTTCCGCACAAACTCTTCAACTGGAGCTCAAACAATTAAACAACAAATTGAGGAATCATCATTGATACAACAGAATCAATCTCAACCACCAAAGTTCTCATGCTTTTGTAATTCAATCACATATTCTCAATTACACCACCAACTATAGTTGCTATTGACTACATCTCACTACCTCTTACATTTTGCCTAAAGTGAGATGCATACAATTCTAGTCGCTGCAGTGCACCAATTGCAAGTTGAGTCGCCTCAGTACCTCCATGTAACTCTTAACGCTTTTGCTAGCAACAGTTGGACTACTAAACTAATCATGCTCAACCCAAGTTGAGCTGGGAACGTGAAAACGACAACATCCAAATTAACCAAGCTCCATCAAAAAAATTACTTCAACGTAGATGCATAAACAACCAACTCCAAATTCAATGGTACCATCAATTAGACTTTACATAATGACTCGCTTTATGAAACAAAAATGCATAGATAAGTACGGCAAAATCAACACGAACCTCTTCCTTGAGCTTGAGAACCCGACACAGGAACCCCTTGAACGCATCCTTACGGTCATGGAAACATGTCCACGCCGCCACATTCTCCCGAAACTGCACACAAGACCCAACCGTGTCAGAAACCCTAGAAATCGCCCAAACTAGCAGTAAGCGCTCCAATCCAATTCGGAGAAGAGGTTTTCAAAGCGCATCACCTTCTCGTTAACCATGAGGATGATGGACATGACGTGCTCGAAGGAGGCGTCGGCCGGGTCGAAGTGAGGCCAGAGGTAGTTCTCGAGGTACTGGCTGACCTCGAGGATCATAACGCGGTGCAGCGGCACGGTCTTCCGCCCGCGCCCCTCGACGCGGAGCTCGGTTGAGTAGATCTCCCGGACAAGGTCCGCGTCGaaggctgccgccgccgcgggcgtGCCCCAGTGCTCAGCGGCGACGCGGGTGAGGCGGTCCCGCTGGATGTCGAGGAGCGTGATGGAGGCGCCGCCGGTGGAGACGGGCACCTTGTcgggcgccgccgcggcgggaACGTCCGCCGGGAGCGGGTACTCCGCGGCGCGGGGGTGCCGGAACTCGAAGACGCCGGTGCCGTAGACCTTCGGCATGGCTGTGGACAGCGGGTTTAGGGTTTGGAGGGTTCTGACGGGGTTTGAGGGGTATAGGGTTTGGGCGGGAGGTGGTAGGAGAGTGGGAGCGGGTGTgggggaggggcggcggcggcgaagggggAGACGGGAGCGGAGAGGAGAGGGATTTGAAAGGGGAGTGTTTAGCCGGACGCCGCCATTCTTTGGCTCGAGCGAGCTGGGCAGCCTCCACAGTCCCGCTTCGTTTAGCTAATCTAAGCCCATGCCCTTGCCCCAGCGAGATCATTAGAGTGTGATGGGTTGTTTGCATGGTCTTCCATGAGAAAAGTACCGCGACGGAAATGAGTCGTCAGCTCCAAACGTTTTTCCTCATGGGCCGGTGCCAGACATCTGTTGGAACCTCTCTCCTATTCTTTTGAGGATACGCGTTACGGAGCAAGAAGAAGCGGTGGTTGCAGACGTGTGCTTGGATGGAAGAGGCGGAAGCGAGGGGTGGTGATGGAGATACGTGTGAGGACAGAGGAAAGTTGGTGGCGACGGTAAGGAATCCAGGGCTAGTATCAGGCGCACGTGTTtgtctctaccttatttatattttcgtatttacttacttatAATTTACATTACAATTCTCTTAAAcagtagagtaaacacactagataagtttagagcatatttagatagaaattgagataggcttatcttgtgaaaattTTAGAGTCAAtagttttaaatgtcctaattcacctcttcctaggacgtcctcgattctcttcaattggtatcaaagtctCATGCTCTTCAATTAGACTTAACCACCTCAAGTTGTGACGTCCGAGATTAGGGATGGATATTGATAGTGTTCTACACTTTGACGGTACTAATTTTTCTCGATAGAAAATTCTAATAACATGTTATTTGCAAGTAAAAGGTCCAGATGTTTAGAGGATCACCGAAGAGGGGATGAAAGAAAGCATCATCAAAGCgaagaaacaatttgatgctttagcaaagaatatcattttatcatcttaatatgttgatgcattcaatagagtatattctctcaccaatgtatataatatttggactagtctcattgaaatatatgaagacacaaaggatgtgcgcaatgagaaatatcatgttcgCGTGACTAAACTTAATAGCATCAAACAGCTTGCCCATAAAAATACTAATGGCATGTACTCACgtatgaatattcttgtcaatgagatcaataagCTAGGTTTGACAAAGATTGAAGATGcttaagtggtgagaagaatactcaagctcttcttccaaaatacaagctaattgtctccatcatctacgacaaccacaacatgagcaagatgactccaaaacAAGTTTTATGCAAGATCACCGCACATAAGATGACTATGAATatgggggttgaagcttctacctcatccgaCGCCAAGAAATTTGCCctcgcaagcaagcaagcaaacatCATGTTCACACATGAATGCGAAGATAAGGAGACAAGAGtaaaagtcaagctcaagtgaagatgataaaGATCAATATGAAGAGAGTAGAGAAAAAGATGATCAAAGCATCTCAAGTGGTGAAGagattgatcctaagatggtaAAGCTCATGCtacaagtgaaaaaaaaatatcaaaaggatcaatgcaaagattgatcatccaatcttctTGAAAGACTTAgttaaaataattgatcatatcaagaaagagaaaaagattaagtacaagaagaagacaagaggaagaagcaaagcatttgcaagcataggaagatgggtgagtaaagatgaagagtcaaactcaagtgaCGAAAgtttcaccatccactcctccaagagaagctcttcctcaagttccacaagtcgtcatcgcgcaagtcttctcacaagtgtcttatggccaaaggtatgaaaagTGATGCAAgggatgatgaatccgatgaggattcaccctctcaaaaaaaaaattcttgattgatcaataagtaacaaagggcccttaagaaacaatctaaagagcttaaaaaattcaatgcacttaatgacattcatgctacctttgtttttaattataaacaattattatgcaaatttaatttgctaaacaaagagcatgaagagcttaaggttaaatttgagtgcattgaatctcaacctgaggtccctttgaagtaatctacctcactttttaattacaatcctaaggtagatgtttccacttcttgtgatgatttaattgttttatctagctcatccttttacaatgagatttgtgttgagaatgttgttgtaaaatcatctaacaacctcattacataagaaaataatgagctcaagtaaaaaagtggagaagctcaaggaagacttggcgagattgaagggcaagaaccatgtccaacctcctcaagaaaACCATaccaccatggtgaagaagcttacggagtagtccaccgtgacatgcttcaagtgccatcaaaaAGACCACAAGTCCTTTCAATGcaaacaagtcaagaaggagactaaggagaataaaaagatgataaacctctcaaaaagacctccaacatctacaccaagtccaactacaagaacaaaatcaagagcaaccactaaaagctcaagaaaaagaacaataaaaaagtggttgcacacatggttgggagaaaggatcgggGGTGAAACCAATCTATTTGGATGTTCAAGAAAATCATCACCAGCATGAAAGGGCCTCAATCGGTTTGGATTCCAAAAAAACTTACAGTCCACAGGTCttcggggatttggagacttggcacacAAAACTAagtgaaaattcaagcaaaaagctaagtgtacaagattgggcgcattgatgaagatcatgatcattatATACCCAAATTCTCATCCAAAGGTGAAACATACTAGATATAAAatgttttcaattggtatctttgtcttgtctaggattacatatgcttatttcaatttattgaaatgactagtgtaggttttcatatggtaggttgcttgtatttctctctctcctatgagcaacctatatgttttattagttgtaggtttcttttatggcactagTACTTTAATTGGTAATCACTAGCTCTTCAATTAGTATTCCTTATATACCATAAACCAATCCATATGataaactcaccattgttatcaataacaagtgtatatctcttacaagtattcaacacttgtatgcacatttTTAGGTAGAGTATatcttatgggttgtgattttgagactaacatgtatttcaagttatatcttttatagtctcatgaagtgatcaacaagtccccggaggtatg
The nucleotide sequence above comes from Phragmites australis chromosome 4, lpPhrAust1.1, whole genome shotgun sequence. Encoded proteins:
- the LOC133916006 gene encoding uncharacterized protein LOC133916006, whose product is MPKVYGTGVFEFRHPRAAEYPLPADVPAAAAPDKVPVSTGGASITLLDIQRDRLTRVAAEHWGTPAAAAAFDADLVREIYSTELRVEGRGRKTVPLHRVMILEVSQYLENYLWPHFDPADASFEHVMSIILMVNEKFRENVAAWTCFHDRKDAFKGFLCRVLKLKEEERALNMAEKTNYLLFMINAFQSLEDELVRETILQLVSLKLWHTLSFGRLQMELCLNPELIKKWTKIKRKEAKEAKKADQPINPSEMLENKFLRNLIEEFLEILDSKVILSSQDGDEESVLNESSGGWIDDSCVLYCERFMEFLIDMLSQLPTRRFLRPLVADVAVVAKCHLSALYTHEKGRLFAQLVDLLQFYEGFEINDHSGTQLSDDDVLQAHYSRFQAFQLLAFKQVPKLRDFALSSIGSLHKRADLTKKLLVLSDVELQDLVCNKLKLISVKDPCSGSRDFLIEVLVAFFEKRQSQKDAVNALPLYPNEQIMWDESLVPSINYSGEGCLALPKLNLQFLTLHDYLLRNFNLFRLESTYEIREDIQEAVPHLHAYINNEGETAFRGWSRMAVPIKEFKIAEVKQPNIGEVKPSAVTAEVTFSISSYRPQIKSEWDALKEHDVLFLLSIRPSFEPLSPDEAAKSTVPERLGLQYVRGCEVIEIRDEEGTLMNDFTGRIKREERKPPKGEIRTVRIALDTAQYQIDVTETAEKGADNVYGAFNILMRRKPKENNFKAILESIRDLMNETCVVPEWLHNIFLGYGNPSAAQWINMPDLLEVIDFKDTFLDASHVQQSFPDYQVTFINPDGTENLHPNPPFKIRLSKKMRENSHALPGNVNSNLTAKNSDNMADGRSQKEKLTVETYIPVDPGPYPQDKPKQNSVRFTPTQIGAIISGIQPGLTMVVGPPGTGKTDTAVQILNVLYHNCPSQRTLIITHSNQALNDLFEKIMQRDVPARYLLRLGQGEQELATDLDFSRQGRVNAMLVRRLELLGEVSKLARSLRLPEDVGYTCETAAYFWLLHVYARWEQFLAACEQNQEKPSFVKDRFPFSDFFSNTPQPIFNGESFEKDMHAAKGCFKHLSTIFQELEECRAFELLKSTVERANYLMTKQAKIVAMTCTHAALKRRDFLQLSFKFDNLLMEESAQILEIETFIPMLLQRQEDGYARLKRCILIGDHHQLPPVVKNMAFQKYSHMDQSLFTRFVRLGVPYIELNAQGRARPSIAKLYNWRYRELGDLPYVREQVIFHKANAGFSFEYQLVDVPDYRGRGESAPSPWFYQNEGEAEYIVSVYIYMRLIGYPANKISILTTYNGQKLLIRDVINRRCKPWNIEPPNKVTTVDKFQGQQNDFILLSLVRTRFVGHLRDVRRLIVAMSRARLGLYVFCRRSLFEQCYELQPTFQLLLQRPDKLALNLEECTPFTERPLGETGNIHYVTGIEDIDHLVNFRLEHLRQMQYMQYYAPQANEPPSAVSENNAGAIPPDSGRAGSVLNKANKHMTAEENGDASETSISNKMEEDTVEAKDDAMQEGNKMGEGNGEGDVATEDNKGEEHADANDKMEEGNAMPMDKMEEENSEPKDKMEEE